The following proteins come from a genomic window of Gimesia chilikensis:
- the ispF gene encoding 2-C-methyl-D-erythritol 2,4-cyclodiphosphate synthase: MATQSLKEQLPDLRVGYGQDCHRLQAEYPLILGGVEIDFELGLVGHSDADVLLHAITDALLGAAGLGDIGEMFPNTDPQWKGADSRKLLQAAFAEVQQAGWQIINLDCTISAERPKLASYKPQIRQSVAETLQLDTQQVNIKAKTGERVGPVGRQEAMTADAVVLLRR; the protein is encoded by the coding sequence ATGGCTACTCAATCTCTTAAGGAACAGCTGCCCGACCTGCGTGTCGGTTATGGCCAGGACTGTCATCGTCTGCAGGCGGAATATCCGCTGATCCTGGGAGGGGTGGAAATTGATTTTGAACTGGGTCTGGTTGGACACAGTGATGCGGATGTTCTGCTGCATGCAATCACCGATGCCCTGTTGGGAGCAGCCGGTCTGGGGGATATCGGCGAGATGTTCCCCAATACCGATCCCCAGTGGAAAGGCGCCGATTCCCGGAAACTGTTGCAGGCTGCCTTTGCAGAAGTTCAGCAGGCCGGCTGGCAAATCATAAACCTGGATTGCACAATTTCGGCGGAACGTCCTAAACTAGCCAGCTATAAGCCACAAATACGCCAGTCGGTTGCAGAGACACTGCAGCTCGACACACAACAGGTCAACATTAAAGCCAAAACGGGAGAACGGGTCGGACCGGTCGGAAGACAGGAAGCAATGACCGCCGACGCTGTCGTTCTGCTGCGACGTTAG
- the fbaA gene encoding class II fructose-bisphosphate aldolase gives MPIATPAQYAAMLDAAQEGSYAYPAMNVTSLPTINGALKAFADKKSDGIIQVSTGGGQFASGLDPKDAVLGAIILAEATHRLAEKYDVLIALHTDHCQPGKVDSFLKPLIAETARRREAGLPNLFQSHMLDASELPLKENLELSVDLLKLCAENEIILEVEAGVVGGEEDGVDNSDQPADKLYTTPEDMVAVYEALNGLGRYMFAATFGNVHGSYKPGAVKLRPEILKAGQEAVMAKYGKEAEFDLVFHGGSGTPEDQLRETLEYGVVKMNIDTDTQYAFTRPVVDHIMKNYDGVLKIDGEVGNKKVYDPRSYLKAAEMGVVERMGEACDDLYSSGKTIFGKV, from the coding sequence ATGCCGATTGCCACCCCAGCTCAATACGCCGCGATGCTGGATGCCGCTCAAGAGGGCAGCTATGCCTATCCCGCGATGAACGTGACTTCACTGCCGACCATCAACGGAGCCCTCAAAGCATTTGCCGATAAAAAATCAGACGGAATTATTCAGGTCTCCACCGGTGGTGGCCAGTTCGCTTCCGGTCTGGACCCGAAGGATGCGGTTCTGGGTGCAATCATTCTGGCAGAGGCCACGCATCGTCTGGCAGAAAAATACGATGTGCTGATCGCATTGCATACCGACCACTGTCAGCCCGGCAAGGTCGATTCCTTCCTGAAGCCGCTGATCGCAGAAACCGCCCGTCGCCGGGAAGCTGGCCTGCCGAACCTGTTCCAGTCTCACATGCTGGACGCTTCAGAACTGCCCTTAAAAGAAAACCTGGAACTGTCAGTCGACCTGCTGAAACTGTGTGCCGAGAATGAAATCATTCTGGAAGTGGAAGCGGGTGTTGTTGGTGGTGAAGAAGACGGCGTCGATAACTCCGATCAGCCCGCCGACAAGCTCTACACGACTCCCGAAGACATGGTTGCCGTATACGAAGCTCTGAACGGTCTGGGTCGTTACATGTTCGCTGCCACCTTTGGTAACGTACATGGCAGCTACAAACCGGGTGCTGTCAAACTGCGTCCGGAAATTCTGAAAGCCGGTCAGGAAGCTGTCATGGCGAAGTACGGCAAAGAAGCCGAATTCGACCTCGTATTCCACGGCGGTTCAGGAACTCCCGAAGACCAGCTGCGTGAAACTCTGGAATACGGCGTTGTGAAAATGAACATCGACACCGACACCCAGTACGCCTTCACCCGTCCTGTCGTTGATCACATCATGAAGAACTACGATGGTGTGCTGAAGATCGACGGCGAAGTCGGTAACAAGAAAGTCTACGATCCACGTAGCTACCTGAAAGCTGCCGAAATGGGTGTTGTCGAACGTATGGGCGAAGCCTGCGACGACCTCTACTCCTCAGGCAAAACGATCTTCGGCAAGGTCTAA
- the cysS gene encoding cysteine--tRNA ligase yields MTLRIYNTLSRKKEDFQTIKPGKVGIYLCGPTVYKHSHIGHMVGPVIIDTIARYLKYNGYEVKFVNNITDIDDKLINRAAEKNISVEKLAAEMTQDYFDNLETMGIDTITDFPKATDYIDAMLEIIQTLIDQGNAYPLDGDVYFSAESDNNYGCLSGRKIEEMIAGTRVEANDKKKNPADFALWKKSRPGEPAWDSPWGPGRPGWHIECSAMSRKLLGDSFDIHGGGLDLMFPHHENERAQSECCTGKTYVRYWVHNGLMQASDAAGKVGGQHDRHGDVVVDQQAQEADKLSGSKGAASVKELFAVHPPEIVRLFLLSTHYRSPIAFSDENISETGKGMEGFYRFFETFERITGESFYDLATAQKRDESVTLEGEPGEYFQQLAELRQRFWEAMDDDFNTSGAIGVLFELRSALNALIHEQKLDGPGKDNEQMVAALKTGACLLKELSNLLGVFRKAPVKEQGADDGLVNQLMELIIDIRKDARTNKNWDIADKIRDGLAACQITVEDRPEGSLWRRG; encoded by the coding sequence ATGACGCTAAGAATTTACAACACGCTGAGTCGCAAAAAAGAAGATTTCCAGACGATCAAACCAGGGAAGGTCGGCATTTATCTCTGCGGCCCCACGGTTTACAAGCATTCGCACATCGGTCACATGGTCGGCCCGGTGATCATCGACACCATCGCCCGTTACCTGAAGTACAACGGTTATGAAGTCAAGTTCGTCAACAACATCACGGACATTGATGACAAGCTGATCAATCGGGCAGCCGAAAAGAACATTTCGGTTGAAAAGCTGGCGGCCGAGATGACCCAGGATTACTTCGATAACCTGGAAACAATGGGCATTGATACCATCACCGATTTCCCCAAAGCAACCGACTACATCGACGCGATGCTGGAAATCATCCAGACGCTGATCGACCAGGGGAACGCTTACCCGCTGGACGGCGATGTCTATTTTTCAGCGGAGTCAGACAACAACTACGGATGCCTGAGTGGTCGGAAGATCGAAGAGATGATTGCCGGCACCCGTGTGGAAGCCAACGACAAGAAAAAGAATCCGGCTGACTTCGCTCTGTGGAAGAAATCGCGTCCGGGTGAACCGGCGTGGGACAGCCCCTGGGGTCCCGGTCGCCCCGGCTGGCACATCGAATGTTCCGCGATGAGCCGCAAACTGCTGGGTGATTCTTTCGACATTCATGGCGGCGGTCTGGACCTGATGTTTCCCCATCATGAAAACGAACGAGCCCAGTCCGAATGCTGCACCGGTAAGACGTACGTGCGTTACTGGGTGCACAATGGTCTGATGCAGGCCAGCGATGCAGCCGGCAAAGTCGGTGGTCAGCACGATCGTCACGGAGACGTGGTCGTCGATCAGCAGGCACAGGAAGCCGATAAGCTCTCCGGTTCCAAGGGAGCCGCTTCCGTGAAAGAACTGTTCGCGGTGCATCCCCCCGAAATCGTGCGTCTGTTCCTGCTCTCCACGCATTACCGCAGCCCGATTGCCTTCAGCGATGAAAACATCAGTGAAACCGGCAAGGGCATGGAAGGCTTTTATCGGTTCTTTGAAACATTTGAGCGAATCACTGGCGAAAGCTTCTATGACCTGGCAACTGCCCAGAAGCGGGACGAATCTGTCACGCTGGAAGGGGAGCCGGGCGAATACTTCCAGCAGCTGGCTGAACTCCGCCAGCGGTTCTGGGAAGCGATGGACGACGATTTCAACACCAGCGGTGCAATCGGCGTCCTGTTTGAACTGCGTTCCGCATTAAACGCGTTGATCCACGAACAGAAACTGGACGGTCCCGGCAAAGATAACGAGCAGATGGTTGCCGCTCTCAAAACAGGTGCCTGCCTGTTGAAAGAGCTCTCCAATCTGCTGGGCGTCTTCCGCAAAGCCCCCGTGAAAGAACAGGGAGCCGACGATGGTCTGGTCAACCAGTTGATGGAGCTGATCATCGATATCCGCAAGGATGCCCGCACCAACAAGAATTGGGACATTGCCGACAAAATCCGCGATGGACTGGCTGCCTGCCAGATCACTGTGGAAGACCGTCCCGAAGGCAGTTTGTGGCGGCGGGGGTAA